A genomic region of Vibrio sp. 10N contains the following coding sequences:
- a CDS encoding AraC family transcriptional regulator, translated as MQIPTIGFDHKRSNQAELEIFDLESLYQREYKDHSPQRPHRITFFMMVYIERGSGKHMVDFKSYPFESGSIVFVRREQVHCFDFTSQPVGKVVIFTQAFLDQVHANMRLPNYTPTHLNQSRSPVLALDSETCLSAKRIIDEVLKEISHDNADPLVVMYLFSAFALMLHRLRPEERHDKLSQEQSVKLARFFDLLQSDYERTRDANWYASQIGTTYKTLNQICKRATDLTAKQMIDAFVTIEMKRRLVVSSVTTQQLAYDFGFEDASNFVKYFKNQTDMTPSQFQKQYADPHI; from the coding sequence ATGCAGATACCGACCATTGGTTTTGACCATAAAAGATCGAATCAGGCAGAGCTCGAAATCTTTGATTTAGAGTCGCTGTACCAACGTGAGTATAAAGACCACTCGCCGCAGCGCCCTCATCGCATCACTTTCTTTATGATGGTGTATATCGAACGTGGGTCTGGGAAGCACATGGTTGATTTCAAGAGTTACCCATTTGAGTCTGGGAGTATTGTCTTTGTGCGCCGCGAGCAGGTTCACTGCTTCGATTTTACTTCTCAACCTGTCGGCAAGGTGGTGATATTTACTCAGGCATTTCTCGATCAAGTCCACGCCAACATGCGTCTGCCTAACTATACGCCCACTCATCTTAATCAGTCTCGCTCTCCCGTGCTGGCTTTAGATAGTGAAACTTGCCTGAGTGCCAAGCGAATTATCGACGAGGTGCTAAAGGAGATATCTCATGACAACGCGGATCCTTTGGTCGTGATGTATCTGTTTTCTGCCTTTGCGTTGATGCTGCACAGGCTTAGACCGGAAGAGCGTCACGATAAATTGTCACAGGAGCAAAGCGTCAAGTTGGCGCGCTTTTTTGATCTCCTACAAAGTGACTATGAACGCACGCGAGACGCTAATTGGTATGCCTCGCAGATCGGTACGACCTATAAAACACTCAATCAGATCTGCAAGCGGGCAACGGATCTCACCGCAAAGCAGATGATCGATGCGTTTGTCACAATCGAAATGAAACGTCGTTTGGTGGTGAGTAGTGTGACAACTCAGCAGCTTGCTTATGATTTTGGCTTTGAAGATGCCAGTAACTTTGTTAAGTACTTTAAAAACCAAACAGATATGACGCCAAGTCAGTTCCAAAAGCAGTACGCCGACCCTCATATTTAG
- a CDS encoding nuclear transport factor 2 family protein produces the protein MNKLTRLFATTAVAASALSVTAIANAEEMTNREKAVAVISSIETGDQSAIGYINPKNYTQHNLGVADGLAGFGEVLQQLPEGSAKANVIRTIQDGDYVALHTEYNFFGPKAGFDIFRFEDGLIVEHWDNLQEVAKPNPSGRTQFDGATEITDLDKTDANKALVTDFVKTILMGGDMSKIGMFIGEKDSDYIQHNTGVADGLSGLGVAMKALAEAGMPMVYDANHLIIGEGNFVLSVSEGKFMNQHVAFYDLFRVESDKIVEHWDTIQVIPPKSEWKNANGKFGFE, from the coding sequence ATGAACAAGCTTACTCGTCTATTCGCTACGACTGCTGTAGCCGCCTCAGCCCTATCTGTCACTGCGATTGCAAACGCAGAAGAAATGACCAATCGCGAAAAGGCCGTTGCCGTCATTTCTAGTATTGAGACTGGCGATCAAAGTGCCATCGGCTATATCAATCCTAAAAATTACACGCAACATAACTTGGGTGTGGCTGATGGGCTGGCAGGCTTTGGTGAGGTGTTACAGCAGCTTCCCGAAGGCAGCGCGAAGGCGAATGTGATTCGCACTATTCAAGACGGTGATTATGTAGCGCTGCACACGGAATACAATTTCTTCGGCCCTAAAGCTGGCTTTGACATCTTCCGCTTTGAAGATGGTCTTATCGTTGAGCACTGGGATAACCTGCAAGAGGTGGCCAAGCCTAATCCAAGTGGTCGAACCCAGTTTGATGGTGCAACTGAAATCACAGACCTAGATAAAACCGATGCCAACAAAGCCTTAGTCACGGACTTTGTGAAAACCATTCTTATGGGAGGAGACATGTCGAAGATTGGCATGTTCATTGGTGAAAAAGACTCTGATTACATTCAACACAACACCGGCGTTGCCGACGGCTTAAGTGGATTAGGCGTTGCGATGAAGGCGCTGGCTGAAGCGGGTATGCCGATGGTTTACGACGCGAACCACTTAATTATTGGTGAAGGTAATTTTGTTCTTTCCGTTAGTGAGGGCAAGTTCATGAATCAACATGTGGCATTTTACGACTTGTTCCGAGTGGAGAGCGATAAAATCGTTGAACATTGGGATACGATACAAGTTATTCCACCTAAGTCAGAGTGGAAAAACGCTAACGGTAAGTTTGGTTTCGAATAG
- a CDS encoding AraC family transcriptional regulator, which yields MDRGLYDFMEKMKSTNVEEEGIIHKQSGIDNSIFTDRYRNIISFDKVCPSGKMISIRKHTRFIHYPEHSHDYVEICYVLNGKSVQVVEDEEVELLTGDLLFLGPGVTHEIYPTGDDDIIVNFIIHKKFFSYIFEFINESCNLSNFFTDVVFKKSATSALIFSTKEKSRLESSLNEMLSELDGDEDLMEPRVKFLLGILVLDLTLEEPKRIEKVSYDKGVLCKVITYMERNLRTANLNEISDQLKMKNYNLSKLIKKESGVTFNNLLREIRFNKFCEIIKIRNISINDLAIEVGFSNTSDFYKKFKAKFGVSPREYRNTH from the coding sequence ATGGATAGAGGGCTGTATGACTTCATGGAAAAGATGAAGTCCACCAATGTTGAGGAAGAGGGAATCATCCATAAGCAATCTGGTATCGATAATAGTATTTTTACCGACAGATACCGGAACATAATATCCTTTGACAAGGTTTGCCCTTCTGGAAAAATGATTTCTATTAGGAAGCATACACGTTTTATACATTATCCTGAACACAGCCATGATTATGTAGAGATATGTTATGTCCTAAACGGAAAGTCGGTTCAAGTAGTCGAGGATGAAGAAGTGGAACTCTTAACAGGGGATCTCCTGTTTTTGGGACCCGGTGTTACTCACGAAATATATCCGACCGGTGATGATGATATAATAGTAAACTTCATTATTCACAAAAAGTTCTTTAGCTATATCTTCGAATTTATCAATGAGTCTTGTAATTTATCTAACTTCTTTACCGATGTAGTATTCAAAAAATCCGCTACTTCGGCACTTATTTTCTCTACCAAAGAAAAAAGTCGACTTGAAAGCTCCCTTAATGAGATGCTATCAGAACTCGATGGTGATGAGGATTTGATGGAGCCTCGCGTTAAGTTCTTGCTCGGTATCCTTGTCCTTGATCTAACGCTTGAAGAGCCTAAAAGAATTGAAAAAGTATCTTACGACAAAGGTGTTCTCTGTAAAGTCATTACTTATATGGAGAGAAACCTTAGAACAGCCAACTTAAATGAAATCTCTGATCAGCTTAAAATGAAGAACTACAACTTGTCCAAGCTTATTAAAAAAGAAAGTGGAGTGACATTTAACAACCTACTTCGGGAAATAAGATTCAATAAATTCTGTGAAATAATTAAGATTAGGAACATAAGTATTAACGACCTTGCAATAGAGGTAGGCTTTTCGAATACCAGTGACTTCTACAAGAAATTTAAAGCTAAGTTTGGTGTATCTCCGAGAGAGTATCGTAACACCCATTAA
- a CDS encoding AraC family transcriptional regulator, translating to MSSKINVISLPKGNPCQIIDSAFNNGGGIIGAHRHDYFEIICCLDDVGKQSIDFVEYPSKKGRFFTIAPGQVHETAELTENYRMMIFSTDFLENRPRHQRMFNAVFRSHDDQQPYFDTSDEGLTYFEPLFNLLLDEFHQPQTDWDLIESLLTSFLRYLLRFSIDTEDKKVIKDARMTKVLGLIEHHYRSQRHVQFYADELSITSKRLNELTKKHVGKTITRLLHERILLEANRDLVFSTKTVKTIALELGFDDPSYFGRFYRAQMGESPAEFRKRTSK from the coding sequence ATGAGCAGTAAGATAAACGTTATCTCCCTCCCCAAAGGAAATCCCTGCCAAATAATCGACAGTGCCTTCAATAATGGCGGCGGGATTATTGGTGCTCATCGACATGACTACTTTGAAATCATTTGTTGCTTAGATGATGTTGGCAAACAGAGCATCGATTTTGTGGAGTACCCCAGTAAAAAAGGACGATTTTTCACCATCGCACCAGGTCAAGTTCATGAGACTGCCGAGCTTACTGAAAACTATCGTATGATGATTTTCTCAACCGATTTTCTTGAGAACCGTCCACGCCACCAGCGTATGTTCAATGCCGTGTTTCGCTCTCACGATGACCAACAACCTTATTTTGACACCTCTGATGAAGGGCTTACCTATTTCGAACCTCTGTTTAACCTGCTACTGGATGAGTTCCATCAACCGCAAACCGATTGGGATTTGATTGAATCACTACTTACTAGTTTTTTGCGCTACCTGTTAAGGTTTTCCATCGATACAGAAGACAAAAAGGTGATTAAAGATGCTCGCATGACCAAAGTACTCGGGTTGATTGAACACCACTACCGCTCACAGCGCCACGTTCAGTTTTATGCCGACGAACTGTCCATTACCAGTAAACGCCTCAACGAGCTGACTAAGAAACATGTCGGTAAGACGATCACCCGCCTTTTGCATGAGCGAATCTTATTGGAAGCCAACCGCGACTTGGTGTTTTCCACCAAAACCGTAAAAACCATCGCGTTGGAATTGGGCTTTGACGATCCTTCCTATTTTGGACGCTTTTATCGCGCTCAAATGGGGGAGTCCCCTGCTGAATTTCGGAAACGCACGTCCAAATAG